Genomic window (Acyrthosiphon pisum isolate AL4f unplaced genomic scaffold, pea_aphid_22Mar2018_4r6ur Scaffold_21049;HRSCAF=22891, whole genome shotgun sequence):
ttgagctctttacggacatttttattttccattttttttttagttttcatttctatgaatgtcaataaaattgtatttgttgtgtaaaaaatcttgaaaatttaatacaaggctcctaatatattattacaatgaaatttgaaaaatattaaaaatccaattcacaatttttttttttaaggatttaaagttcaaaattactttaaatgataaaatacgtacaatttacgaaaatttgcaaattatttcgagttagaaattcataaaaatttttctttttaaatctaagatatgaaaatgtaatacaagattccttataagattatctacctttatcaaacaaaaaatatctataagaaagtcaaattaaatttttatgatcgtttgaaattcaaatttttacaacattggatattcactcgatttctcatgtagcgatctccttattttgttctaattcaaaaacgaataactgcagatacatgaaaattttactgaatgtttatattagcatttcctatacaccataaaatttttaaaataatttgactctttttgagctgtttacggacattttcagttttcaatttttttagtttttttttctataaatatcaataaagttttatctgttgggccaaaaagtgtataaatttaatacaaagctcctgatatattgttacaatatcagttgaaaaatattaaaaatacataggcacaatttttttttataagcatttaaagatcaaattttaatttgaaaaattattttgtagttaaaaatttataaaatgttcaatttttgtatctaagaattaaaaatttaaaacaagattccacgtaagtaattaattctgttaccgaaaaatctaaaaaatacatttacacagtttatttttatagtcattttaagtacaaatttggacgaaattacacattaaaaacctaggataactattttagttattttgttgtgattgtataatattattcgtgggtacttgaaacttctaaagtatactattatatatctatgatagtacgagtaccacggttttttgttgatgtataacgcgttataagtacctaatagatattatgatatgattaatttggaatttattataggtacctattataggtcaatttttttttaataccatagataagtatatatatgtctaatacatagactgatataccgtctccgctcagaatcgtttttcttatacagtgatattatatcattgaattcaaatttaattctatccattatacagtgtcccacttgtaacctgctgtacagcagagcgacatccaaagatactgttgaagactttaaaaggtgatgacgaaaaaaaataataaaaatcttagtctaaaataaatattgttttaaaattgaaaaaaaatgccaACGGCACGTAGTGTTCCCAAGCGGTCACCCATCCAAGTACTAACTACGCCCGACGTTGCTTAACTTCAGTGATCGGACGAGAACTGGTGTATTCAACGTGGTATGGTCGTTCGCGAATGTGTCTTATAAaattttggtatttaaattgattaataaagaGAACGCGATTGCCGTTTTTATAGTATGTTGCAGTAAGTAGTAAGTTATAAAACTGAATTTTGACccttattgaatatttaaatctataagtGTGGGTCGACAAAATCGTAAAAACGCCTCggaatataagtaataatattatttagtttattataggtTTATTAGGTCCCggatttgaatgaaaaattttttGGGAGGTCTCAGACAATGCTTTTCAAGTTCAAAATCCTTATTAAACATCAAAGAATTtacaacttaaatttttatttataattttcaataatttttatgtcattttgttttatttttagtgcatagccgcataggtatattttacttCCAAAACgaactttatttgtttttttcgttatttttgtaattcaaaaaatattcatcacAGAAACTTGGAAGTTGGAACATTCCACTTATACTtaatttaccatttttaatacttactgAAAtcctcaaaatatttaaacttaataaagcTATATACGTCTAATAAgcgtttgtaattttaaatatttttcatatttatctaCTAGCCTGGCCAATAAGcatgaaaaatatgtaatttaagatctagaacatttttcctatatcatgatgaaattgatatttatttcatgGTAAAACATTGGGCTCTTCTTAAAGAAtgactacttaatatattttttaataaaaatatagtaattttgttttaaaaataatattctttttaataaacactGTCTAATGATTTAGCAATTTgcattaaggggcctcgctagtCGCTACTTTcgtcaattttagctgaaaagacctaaaatattgagaaaattaaagttagttgacgttgtccgattttgatactgaaaaaaaattaaactcgcCAGACAATTGTCTATAGATCCTACGAAGcactttttaaaatctaaattgtatattattgtgaactgtaattgaaaacttgaaaatatcaactttttcggatcataattaaaataaaaacaatattataaaaacggaaaatgtttcgtacgatctacagacatttttctgttgaattcaaatatttcttcNNNNNNNNNNNNNNNNNNNNNNNNNNNNNNNNNNNNNNNNNNNNNNNNNNNNNNNNNNNNNNNNNNNNNNNNNNNNNNNNNNNNNNNNNNNNNNNNNNNNNNNNNNNNNNNNNNNNNNNNNNNNNNNNNNNNNNNNNNNNNNNNNNNNNNNNNNNNNNNNNNNNNNNNNNNNNNNNNNNNNNNNNNNNNNNNNNNNNNNNNNNNNNNNNNNNNNNNNNNNNNNNNNNNNNNNNNNNNNNNNNNNNNNNNNNNNNNNNNNNNNNNNNNNNNNNNNNNNNNNNNNNNNNNNNNNNNNNNNNNNNNNNNNNNNNNNNNNNNNNNNNNNNNNNNNNNNNNNNNNNNNNNNNNNNNNNNNNNNNNNNNNNNNNNNNNNNNNNNNNNNNNNNNNNNNNNNNNNNNNNNNNNNNNNNNNNNNNNNNNNNNNNNNNNNNNNNNNNNNNNNNNNNNNNNNNNNNNNNNNNNNNNNNNNNNNNNNNNNNNNNNNNNNNNNNNNNNNNNNNNNNNNNNNNNNNNNNNNNNNNNNNNNNNNNNNNNNNNNNNNNNNNNNNNNNNNNNNNNNNNNNNNNNNNNNNNNNNNNNNNNNNNNNNNNNNNNNNNNNNNNNNNNNNNNNNNNNNNNNNNNNNNNNNNNNNNNNNNNNNNNNNNNNNNNNNNNNNNNNNNNNNNNNNNNNNNNNNNNNNNNNNNNNNNNNNNAAATATTtcatttccataaaaataaaataaaatgttatatatctaaaagtttatagtcaCCAACTtccaagtgaacatttttaagagtTGGTTTAGtgtatgtaacaaaaaaaatatgcaacatatttacgtataggtaattaataatttgtttaacaaatctataatataaccagaggcggacttaccatttttccgcccctaggcattacaacacttgCACCCAAaacattggcgtgctcccacggggggggggggtaatgttccatgaactaaaacaaaactataaaaattgtatttaggtatttttatatttatacatactaactaaacaaataaatattaatacaattttgcataggtacatttgtacacttgtacaataactaaatcattttgcgcctcGATTTATCTGTGCACCCTAgtttctataatcgtaatcgattagcaaatttctgagcagtatgcactatacaggagaCAGGCGACAGTgtcagcgtcgcgcgtcgtcgcaatatttattatttattgtttactatttagCAAGGCTgtgcaagttaatgattttttttaactcagttaagttaagttaatatgcaccaataacaaaaagttaaaagttaaaagttaatttaattataggttaactcagttaagttaaaagttaatacacactttttgttaactttttattaagttaaaaaaaagttaatttgtttatacaacgctaacacacttaatttttttccaacccaaaactaaattatagactatagtgtttatattttatacagtgtttccatattagttaaattcgaattatatacattttttactttaaacaattcacggtaaatatttttaataaatatataaataatatataaaaataaaataaaatgttattatatctaaaagtttatagtcaCCAACTtccaagtgaacatttttaagagtTGGTTTAGtgtatgtaacaaaaaaaatatgcaacatatttacgtataggtaattaataatttgtttaacaaatctataatataacaaatttaaacattgccTTTTAACTCTTAAGCTACAAACGCATAAACCAAGTCAACATCATAACATATTGTTGAGAGCCATGGCGATTGCAAttgcatatcatattatatttactacattataattatattatattatattatattaacaatatatagaaataaccaCTCTTAATAGTCGTGAATCGTGaccttttacaatatacaaaatacgatCTAAGTATTATATCGAAGAGCACCTTTACATCACTCAGCCACatacatacacattatatacgACTTTNNNNNNNNNNNNNNNNNNNNNNNNNNNNNNNNNNNNNNNNNNNNNNNNNNCATTTTTAgaacaaacaaaatatgtcGACTACTCAGTTTTgcgtcaacataatataatatataatatgagcgAAGGAAAAAcccaaaaactaatatttgtcACCACCATAAATAGGATGGTCTTATCTAAACGACAAATCAAACTGAGAGCTTCTGATTGACTGTAATAAAGAGTAGGAATATATACACACTACACGTCTACACTCGTATGCAGTGTGTCTATGCTTGAATGTtaactgtaatattatcatcttttgTTTTACGTGAAAGTCGAAAAGTTTCTATTTTTACGTGCcgtttagtaaataatatatttaacacaatacgcaagtatattatgatatacaattatatactcCCAAGTATGATTACCCCcttattcttttatattattgtatctattcTAATTCTGGTTTTTAGAATTGGTTAATAACTTATTttcatacaaacattttttagattctgagtggaacgatgaatgtattgattttacaatgatgtgtgtttttttttttatttatttttttatttattttttttgtgtctgtgtacacgataagtagtcgaaataatgttacgattttcaacttcagtatcttcttcgattagaaagtgaatatcgttggtgcattgaggaggtcaaaatttaaatttcacagtagttttcaaaagcgccgggaaaaacaaaagaaaaattaaggaaaaacgggaaattttacgcaaaatcgatttttcacaaaattgaatttggtttttggtgttacttttaaaaaaatgaccgtagatacatgtaattttgactgaatgtttatcttagcatcttctatacaccataacattttcaaaacattttgatgtattttgagctctttacggacatttttattttccatttttttttagttttttttctaaaaatatcaataaaattgtatttgttgtataaaaaagcttgaaaatttaatagaaggctcctagtatattgtttcaaaggcagatgaaaaatattaaaaatcgttagtcacagttttttttataagcatttaaagttcaaaaaatgacaaaatatggaaaaatcacaaaaattgcAANNNNNNNNNNNNNNNNNNNNNNNNNNNNNNNNNNNNNNNNNNNNNNNNNNNNNNNNNNNNNNNNNNNNNNNNNNNNNNNNNNNNNNNNNNNNNNNNNNNNCAAACGACACTGCCCCAGCACCACCGCCAATCAGCTGCCGTACGACTATCACACTTTTGGATTTCGGTTTTCGCCATAATATATACTCCACTGACGCTGGTCATTATTCACTCCATTTTTCGTCGTCCTAAAGTACGGACCACGGTTGATCCCCGCTCCACCTAGTACTATACTACTGTTTTTGTGAACAACGAATGACTTAAACTCACTGCATATCACGCCAGATTCCGTGTCGACATTACCTGTCAGAACCACGTATCGTTTTTCCTGGCTCAATACCAACACGCCATGATGGGCTAAGTTTTCTACAACGGGCCCGAGGTCGGGCCATGCTACAACNNNNNNNNNNNNNNNNNNNNNNNNNNNNNNNNNNNNNNNNNNNNNNNNNNGTGGCAGGACCAGTCCAATCATTTTCCAAgctaaaactatttaaaaatgaatcctGATGTAGCAATAAAAGGtacctgtaaaatatttgaaatggaTAACATCTGTTCAAAACTGTTCTAAGGCTCTAAGTTACTTGGCACAGTCGAGCATTAAAAgtgcaaaatgttaaaaaggtaCATTCTAGAACACAGACTTTTTGTACGGTTgggtaaaaatgttcatttcagAATGcggataggtacattgtactattataatatagataatgcatatattgtaaatataagtattaggtatatcagtGGTGGCTATCCCAGAGTAGAGGTGTAGCGCCCGCTATACACCTTTAATTAGAGGTCGGTGGGATGGGTTGTCTATGTAATTGTTTGTATGTgaataatacagaataatactttggaatattttaatagtataatttatcataactttatttatagaatGTAGATTGTAAGATTGTAGGTAGTAGCCAGATGTctagatttattaataaaaataaaaaaattaatgaaaaccggggatttttacgcaaaattgactttggttttaggtgtaactttaaaacaaaagacCACCGTTGATATATGAAATAACCAcgctggttgtttatattagcatttgctataaacgataaattttttaaaaattttgatttgtttcaatctgtttaaggacattttcagtttcaattttttttagttttcatttctataaatgtcaataaatttgtatttgttgtgtaaaaatcttgaaaatttatacaaggctcctaatatattattacatgaatttgaaaatattaaaaatccaattcacaattttttataaggatttaaagtNNNNNNNNNNNNNNNNNNNNNNNNNNNNNNNNNNNNNNNNNNNNNNNNNNataagttaattttatattaactttttaacttaactagttaattttggcttttcattaacttaactgttaacttactaaatttcttttttaattaacgtaaaattaactcgttaatttttcatttcaagaagtaagttaagttaatttattttgtttttaattttatcatatttcactacttcagtatatttcgttttcacgtcaaaaaatatttaccgtgaattgtttaaagtaaaaaatgtatataattcgaatttaactaatatggaaacactgtataaaatataaacactacagtctataatttagttttgggttggaaaaaaattaagtatgttagcgttgtataaacaaattaactttttttaacttaataaaaagttaacaaaaagtgtgtattaacttttaacttttaactttttgttattggtgcatattaacttaacttaactgagttaaaaaaaatcattaacttgcccagccttgctaaatagtaaacaataaataataaatattgcgacgacgcgcgacgctgacACTGTCGCCTGtctcctgtatagtgcatactgctcagaaatttgctaatcgattacgattttAGAAACTAGGGTGcacagataaatcaaggcgcaaaaaGATTTagttattgtacaagtgtacaaatgtacctatgcaaaattgtattaatatttatttgtttagttagtatgtataaatataaaaatacctaaatacaatttttatagttttgttttagttcatggaacattactccccccccccccccccccgtgggagcacgccaatgttTTGGGCGcaagtgttgtaatgcctaggggcggaaaaatggtaagtccgcctctgattatattatagatttgttaaacaaattattaattacctatacgtaaatatgttgcatattttttttgttacatacaCTAAACCAactcttaaaaatgttcacttggaAGTTGGtgactataaacttttagatataataacattttattttatttttatggaaatgaaatatttcaataaaataattgttatgaaattttaaaaccctatgactatacagcataaaaatatgaaaaatgttcgattcattttgagctatttacggacaatttcaaattttaattgttttagtttttttcctacaaatatcaataaatttgtgtttgttgagccaaaaagcgtgaaaatttaatacaaggcccctgatatattattacaatagctgCTGGACAGGGCCGgcgctatacatttttttttaaggggggTGTATTCACTATAATTTTCCGGCTGAAAATTAAGTGATTTGCCGACTGTACTATTTTACATACTCAATGACTCACGTAATTTACATacaagtacattttttaataaatacatctaACTTGTTCGTCTCACGAAAACAGGATATTTGTATCGTTATTTATTGAGATACTtccaatgaattaataatatcccCNNNNNNNNNNNNNNNNNNNNNNNNNNNNNNNNNNNNNNNNNNNNNNNNNNNNNNNNNNNNNNNNNNNNNNNNNNNNNNNNNNNNNNNNNNNNNNNNNNNNNNNNNNNNNNNNNNNNNNNNNNNNNNNNNNNNNNNNNNNNNNNNNNNNNNNNNNNNNNNNNNNNNNNNNNNNNNNNNNNNNNNNNNNNNNNNNNNNNNNNNNNNNNNNNNNNNNNNNNNNNNNNNNNNNNNNNNNNNNNNNNNNNNNNNNNNNNNNNNNNNNNNNNNNNNNNNNNNNNNNNNNNNNNNNNNNNNNNNNNNNNNNNNNNNNNNNNNNNNNNNNNNNNNNNNNNNNNNNNNNNNNNNNNNNNNNNNNNNNNNNNNNNNNNNNNNNNNNNNNNNNNNNNNNNNNNNNNNNNNNNNNNNNNNNNNNNNNNNNNNNNNNNNNNNNNNNNNNNNNNNNNNNNNNNNNNNNNNNNNNNNNNNNNNNNNNNNNNNNNNNNNNNNNNNNNNNNNNNNNNNNNNNNNNNNNNNNNNNNNNNNNNNNNNNNNNNNNNNNNNNNNNNNNNNNNNNNNNNNNNNNNNNNNNNNNNNNNNNNNNNNNNNNNNNNNNNNNNNNNNNNNNNNNNNNNNNNNNNNNNNNNNNNNNNNNNNNNNNNNNNNNNNNNNNNNNNNNNNNNNNNNNNNNNNNNNNNNNNNNNNNNNNNNNNNNNNNNNNNNNNNNNNNNNNNNNNNNNNNNNNNNNNNNNNNNNNNNNNNNNNNTTTTTTTTCAGTATCAAAATCCGGACAACGtcaactaactttaattttctcaatattttaggtctttcagctaaaattgacgAAAGTAGCGactagcgaggccccttaatacAAATTGCTAAATCATTAGACagtgtttattaaaaagaatattatttttaaaacaaaattaggtactatatttttataatatattaagtagtcaTTCTTTAAGAACAGCCCAATGTTTTACcatgaaataaatatcaatttcatcagttaaatattcgttacaatttaataagtGATCTACTCCCGTAGTAGAACTTTAGTGTTCAGAAgacaaatgtattaatgtattgaatacttttttgaattcCATTCTGTTAAAAGCTTTTATAATGATTGAGCACTGTGTACAAGCATTCGAGTATATCTTTTTGGGCTTCAATCTTCTTCGATGGTGTCTATTAAAATCTTCTTCtgcgttaatatttaattttttagcaaatattattgcactttctattaaattatctacTGCCATATAATTATCTCTGATTATGGTTAGACTGTCAATAGTATGTCTTAGTAACATTAAAagatcaattatatttaattctgtagCTTCTAGGTTTTCTGtgaagatttttgttttatacatgacatatttataaatgataaacaaattacaaagtcAAAACTGAGATTTTTTTCAGAGAGGCCTAATGTAATATGCAGTGGTGCCGAACCTTTTTTAAACCACTGGGGTAAACCTTGTTTGAGGGTACCACCTACCCACCAACCCATGCCTAGGGGGGAGGGGCACGCCGCCCGACACGGTCCTGGGGCCTACCTTTTTCcacgaaaattttttttaatgcttatattcaaaattgtattataaatataaaattattttactattaaaatagtaaataataaaatatttaaatgtaaaatataatactatatataaatgtttataatttcatatcacgaaaaattaccaatagtaattcgtaataataataattaatatcaagaTTTAAGATAGATAtcttaaattgtaatagttattaaatttttatttgaataatgtgTGTAAATTAAAATGGAAGTTTTGaacataagtttttatttttgaacatagatgataataaaatagatgttctttattatatagtatgctattcgtttatataactattaacttaagcATAATATGAATAGGTCACAAAAAATCTAAGTTATAAATCTTAAAGTTTAGTAACCAATACAGTGtggtattattatgataatattatatacgtaattattaatttattagtcttgctattttttttatggtataaagttatacaatttaatacaactttaaaaatttagttgcaaaatttgttttttgtttgagCTATAGAAGaccaatatataattaatccaGGCTAGCAACTAccttaaaaagttttattttttttaattttatgaaagatAATGAAATTTTACaactaattaattcaataatatagatatttaaaaatttaatttttaatttttatccataaaatataaactgtttaagtatattaaaataattgttttattaaagcaAGTTACACTGTATGTATATAGTTCATAAGTACCAATGGtacttaagttaataattttaataaattgctaCTATTTTtcgcaaaattatttataacactatcAGTGTTAATTTGAATATAGATGTTCGCAGTCAATGCGTATTAAGCCCTCTAATCTAGACTCAGCCATAGTTGATCTCAATCTAGTTTTTACTAGTTTAAGTTTTGAGAAACTGCGTTCAGTATAAGCACTGGAAACAGGTATTGTCACTGCAATTTTGACCAGCATGTAAATATTTGGTAGTGTAAATCTGATATTtgaactgcaaaataatttaaatatataaataagagaGTTGCTATTTGTAAAATCTTCAATATGGTCTTTAAGAATTAATTCTTTGTCAGACTCAGAATCAGAATTATGGGATTCAGAATcagaatatgttttattatcctTATGAAGATATTTTGGTAAACAAATGGTTTTTTCTAAATCAGAAAAACAActaataaccaatataaattCTGTCTTTAATGTTTCtgcattgaaatattttgaatatattgatGCTACGCCTTGAAATGCATCACTAGGTCGTTTTTTATTatccatttttatttctaaaattctttttttagttactagtgataaatatttaaatttagacaGTGTTgattcattacatttttgacTGATCTGACTGCATATGATATCAAGCACTACGTAAAAAGTGTGATATTTAAAGTTAGTCAAAGGGTCAGAAATTTCAGAAGTTGGTTCATCTATTGCTTGTTCTCCAGgcatcatttttctttttcttgatcGTTTTTGTGGTAAAGGagtaaaatgttcatctttATGGTTTTCAATGAATTGCTTCACTTTGATATCAATTGATTTAAAGTCTTCGCggataaatcatttaataatttttttacaataacatttttttttagagcatattttaagggcatattttggtaatttttagaGCAAActgcatacatattttaaagatttttagggCATATAATTGTTGGCCCTagtcattacttatttataagtgattaatgattattatagtgCCTACTGCCTATTGGCTATAGCGCATACTGCTCAAAGCATAAACTGTCTCTCGACTATAGCTGAGTCTTGCACTCTTGCTTATCTGTTGTCTGCAAACTATTTAGTAtctacaactatattatataataaaagcagTCACTCACGACCCACCCACCCCCTAAAAAAGTTCTGGGGTAT
Coding sequences:
- the LOC107884950 gene encoding uncharacterized protein LOC107884950, yielding FKSIDIKVKQFIENHKDEHFTPLPQKRSRKRKMMPGEQAIDEPTSEISDPLTNFKYHTFYVVLDIICKIKMDNKKRPSDAFQGVASIYSKYFNAETLKTEFILVISCFSDLEKTICLPKYLHKDNKTYSDSESHNSDSESDKELILKDHIEDFTNSNSLIYIFKLFCSSNIRFTLPNIYMLVKIAVTIPVSSAYTERSFSKLKLVKTRLRSTMAESRLEGLIRIDCEHLYSN